A section of the Trachemys scripta elegans isolate TJP31775 chromosome 10, CAS_Tse_1.0, whole genome shotgun sequence genome encodes:
- the INTS1 gene encoding integrator complex subunit 1 isoform X3 — protein sequence MNRPKPATVRRPSAVPKPSAHPPPGDFIALGSKGQTNDSKAAVTLLKPAPAGLPSERKREGSTALSSASSLTGLTKRPKLCSTPPLSALGRLAEAAVAEKRAISPSIKEPSVIPIEVVPTVLVDEIEAAEAEGNDDRIEGVLCGAVKQLKMNRAKPDPTLYLSLMYLAKIKPNIFATEGVIEALCSLLRRDASINFKAKGNSLVSVLACNLLMAAYEEDENWPEIFVKVYIEDSLGERIWVDSPHCKTFVDNIQTAFSTKMPPKSMLLHGEVGRSGGDLSAGSSPHPAMAEEEDSQSELLIAEEKMSPEQEGQLMPRYEDLAESVEEYVLDMLRDQLNRRQPMDNVSRNLLRLLTATCGYKEVRLMAVQRLEMWLQNPKLTRPAQDLLMSVCMNCNTHGSEDMEVISNLIKIRLKPKVLLNHYMLCVRELLNAHRDNLGTMVKFVIFNELSNARNPNNMQILYTVLQHSSELAPKFLAMVFQDLLTNKDDYLRASRALLREIIKQTKHEINFQAFCLGLMQERKEAQYTDMEFKERFVIHITDLLAVSMMLGITAQVKEAGIAWDKGEKKNLEVLRSFQNQIAAIQRDAVWWLHTVVPSISKLAPKDYVHCLHKVLFTEQPETYYKWDNWPPESDRNFFLRLCSEVPILEDTLMRILVIGLSRSPLGPADAMELADHLVKRAAAVQADDVEVLRVERIQLIDAVLNLCTYHHPENIQLPPGYQPPNLAISTLYWKAWPLLLVVAAFNPENIGLAAWEEYPTLKMLMEMVMTNNYSYPPCTLTDEETRTEMINRELQISQREKQEILAFEGHLAAASTKQTITESSSLLLSQLTSLDPQGPPRRPPPHVLEQVKSLNQSLRLGHLLCRSRHPDFLLNIIQRQASSQSMPWLADLVQSSEGSLDVLPVQCLCEFLLHDAADESASGEEEEEGESKEQRAKKRQRQQKQRQLLGRLQDLLLGPRADEQTTCEVLDYFLRRLSSSQVASRVLAMKGLSLVLSEGGLRDREEKEHPMEEDSGDSELLQGYQWLLRDLPRLPLFDSVRATTSVALQQAIHMETDPQTISAYLVYLSQHAPIEDQGQHNDLSLDVARLIVERSTIMSHLFSKLSYSAESEAVLVALLSIFSCYVKRMRQSKEGEEVYSWSESQDQVFLRWTSGETATMHILVVHAMVILLTLGPPQGEGDFCALLDIWFPEKKPLPTAFLVDTSEEALLLPDWLKLRMIRSEVPRLVDAALQDLEPQQLLLFVQSFGIPVSSMSKLLQYLDQAVSHDPQTLEQNIMDKNYMAHLVEVQHERGATGGQTFHSLLTTSLPTRRDSADTPKPKTSPETPQGQSRIRALTQIRVLGPEDDLAGMFLQLFPLNPDPRWQNSNPRPISLALQQALGQELARIRQGNTQVTGISVRLLQAVAALMNSPHSGALVMAMHRNHFISCPLMRQLCQYQRCVPQDTAFSSLFFKVLMQMLQWLENPAVEDGPLHAQLKSFAVQYSSRHRISDVRGGFLHLAEALAFRRDPDVISSTVRAIIATLKSGEKCNVEPELISKVLQGLIETRSPYLEELLTVLFSVTIETTARFPAMRPIAVVSSLLLQEKEETPVKKELDSSSAEAARLGPSSGLLNDWLEMLDPEVISSCPDLQQKLLFSWNKTKGYSGSQVPSFRPYLLALLTHQSSWTTLHQCIRILLCKNREQRFDPTASLDFLWACIHIPRIWQGRDQRTPQKRREEFVLQLKASELISLVELILAEAETRSQNTEEASCTLIQSRLPLLLSCCHGDLESIKKVTEHLTGCIQQWGSSSVGKRCQDLLLQIYLQLPELLVPMPETLLTREGAADSSTCKLDALVHRFITLLAEASDSKSAESRVWDANMACRKLAVAHPILLLRHLPMIAALLHGRVHLNFQEFRQQNHLTFFIHVLGILELLQPQVFQSEHQGALWDCLLSFIRLLLNYRKSSRHLAAFITKFVQFIHKYITCNAQAAVSFLQKHSDPLHDLSSDNSDLVMLKSLLAGLSLPSKSGVLDRGSEEEKDV from the exons ATGAATCGCCCGAAGCCGGCCACGGTTCGCCGCCCCAGTGCGGTGCCCAAGCCCTCAG CTCATCCTCCACCGGGAGATTTTATTGCCTTGGGGTCGAAAGGCCAGACCAATGATTCTAAAGCTGCCGTCACACTGCTCAAGCCAGCGCCAGCTGGATTGCCCTCTGAGCGTAAACGGGAGGGGTCCACTGCTTTATCTAGTGCATCCAGCCTGACGGGATTGACCAAACGCCCCAAACTCTGCTCCACACCTCCCCTGAGTGCCCTGGGACGTCTGGCAGAGGCCGCAGTGGCTGAGAAACGGGCCATTTCACCCTCCATAAAGGAACCATCTGTGATTCCAATCGAAG TTGTCCCCACTGTGCTGGTGGATGAGATTGAAGCAGCTGAGGCAGAAGGCAATGACGACCGCATTGAGGGGGTGCTGTGTGGAGCGGTGAAGCAGCTGAAAATGAACAGAGCCAAGCCTGACCCCACGTTGTACTTGAGTCTGATGTATCTGGCAAAAATCAAGCCCAATATATTTGCCACCGAGGGGGTTATTGAG GCACTGTGCAGCCTCCTCCGGAGAGATGCCTCCATCAACTTCAAAGCCAAAGGGAACAGCCTGGTGTCCGTTTTGGCCTGTAATCTTCTTATGGCGGCTTACGAAGAGGATGAGAACTGGCCGGAGATCTTTGTCAAG GTTTACATTGAGGACTCGCTTGGAGAGCGCATCTGGGTGGACAGCCCTCACTGCAAGACATTTGTGGATAACATCCAGACAGCCTTCAGTACAAAGATGCCTCCGAAGAGCATGCTGTTACATGGGGAAGTTGGCCGCAGTGGAGGTGATCTTAGTGCAG GGAGcagcccccaccccgccatgGCAGAGGAGGAAGACAGCCAGAGTGAGCTGCTGATTGCAGAGGAGAAGATGAGTCCAGAGCAGGAGGGACAGCTTATGCCCAG ATATGAAGACCTCGCAGAGAGTGTGGAAGAGTATGTCTTGGACATGCTACGGGACCAGCTCAACCGACGCCAGCCAATGGATAACGTCTCCAGGAACCTCCTTCGACTGCTGACAGCTACTTGTGGCTATAAAGAGGTCCGGCTGATGGCTGTTCAGAGGCTTGAGATGTGGTTGCAGAACCCAAAG CTGACCAGACCAGCCCAGGACTTGCTCATGTCAGTCTGTATGAACTGCAACACACATGGCTCTGAGGACATGGAGGTCATTTCCAACCTGATCAAAATCCGTCTCAAACCCAAAGTCCTTCTCAACCACTACATGCTGTGTGTCAG ggagctgctgaaTGCTCACAGGGACAACCTGGGCACCATGGTCAAGTTTGTGATTTTCAATGAACTTTCAAATGCAAGAAACCCCAACAACATGCAGATTCTCTACACAGTGCTACAGCACAGCTCTGAGCTAGCACCCAAG TTCCTGGCCATGGTGTTCCAGGATCTGCTGACTAATAAGGATGATTATCTGCGGGCCTCGCGGGCGCTGCTGCGAGAGATCATCAAACAGACAAAACATGAGATCAACTTCCAGGCTTTCTGCTTGGGGCTCATGCAGGAGCGGAAGGAGGCCCAATATACAGACATGGAATTCAAG GAGCGGTTTGTCATCCACATAACTGACCTGCTGGCTGTCTCCATGATGCTCGGCATCACGGCTCAGGTGAAGGAGGCTGGGATTGCATGGgacaaaggagagaaaaaga ACTTGGAGGTGCTGCGTTCCTTCCAGAACCAGATTGCCGCCATCCAGCGCGATGCTGTCTGGTGGCTCCACACGGTGGTTCCATCGATCAGCAAACTGGCTCCGAAGGACTACGTGCACTG TCTCCACAAGGTGCTGTTCACAGAGCAGCCAGAGACCTACTACAAATGGGACAACTGGCCCCCTGAGAGCGACCGCAA cttcttcctGCGCCTCTGCTCGGAGGTGCCTATCCTTGAAGACACGCTCATGCGGATCCTTGTCATTGGTTTGTCACGGTCACCCCTCGGCCCTGCCGACGCCATGGAGCTTGCTGATCACTTGGTGAAGCGGGCGGCGGCCGTGCAAGCAGACG ATGTAGAGGTCTTGAGGGTGGAGAGAATCCAACTGATTGATGCAGTCTTAAATCTGTGTACTTATCATCATCCGGAGAACATCCAGCTTCCCCCAGG GTATCAGCCTCCAAATCTAGCCATCTCTACCCTCTACTGGAAGGCTTGGCCTCTCCTCCTGGTAGTGGCCGCATTCAACCCTGAAAACATTG GGTTGGCTGCCTGGGAGGAGTATCCCACGCTAAAGATGCTCATGGAAATGGTCATGACTAA TAATTACTCCTATCCCCCCTGCACTCTGACGGATGAGGAAACACGCACAGAGATGATTAATCGTGAGCTCCAAATATCCCAGCGGGAAAAGCAGGAGATTCTTGCATTTGAGGGTCATCTGGCTGCTGCATCTACAAAGCAGACTATTACAGAGAGCAGCAGCCTCTTGCTGTCCCAGCTCACCAGTCTGGACCCCCA GGGCCCCCCACGCAGACCTCCGCCACATGTCCTAGAGCAGGTGAAAAGCCTAAATCAGTCCCTCCGCTTAGGACACCTCCTATGCCGCAGCCGCCACCCAGACTTTCTACTCAACATCATTCAGAGGCAG GCCTCGTCCCAATCAATGCCATGGCTAGCAGACCTGGTTCAGTCCAGTGAGGGCTCCTTGGATGTTCTTCCGGTGCAATGTCTTTGTGAGTTCCTGCTGCATGATGCTGCTGATGAATCTGCCTCaggcgaggaagaggaggagggagaaagtaaAGAACAGCGTGCCAAGAAACGCCAG AGACAGCAGAAGCAGAGGCAGCTGCTTGGGCGCCTACAGGACTTGCTCTTGGGCCCCAGAGCTGATGAGCAGACCACATGTGAGGTGCTGGACTACTTCCTGCGGCGCCTCAGTTCCTCTCAGGTGGCCTCCCGAGTGCTGGCCATGAAG GGTCTGTCCTTGGTGCTGTCGGAAGGGGGATTGCGTGATAGAGAGGAAAAAGAGCACCCTATGGAGGAAGATTCTGGTGACTCTGAACTCCTGCAGGGATACCAGTGGCTGCTAAGAGACCTGCCGAGGCTGCCGTTGTTTGACAGTGTTAGGGCAACTACATCTGTCGCCTTGCAACAG GCCATCCACATGGAGACCGATCCTCAGACCATCAGTGCTTATTTGGTGTACCTATCCCAGCACGCCCCCATAGAGGATCAGGGGCAGCACAATGACCTCTCTCTG GACGTGGCCAGGCTCATAGTGGAACGCTCCACCATCATGTCTCATCTCTTCTCGAAACTCTCGTACTCTGCTGAGTCAGAGGCAGTGCTGGTTGCTCTGCTCTCCATCTTCTCTTGCTACGTTAAGCGCATGCGCCAGAgcaaggaaggggaggaggtgtACAGCTGG TCTGAGTCCCAGGATCAGGTGTTCCTTCGCTGGACTAGTGGGGAAACAGCCACCATGCACATTCTTGTGGTCCATGCGATGGTCATTCTGCTGACGCTGGGACCACCTCAAG GGGAAGGTGACTTTTGCGCCTTGTTGGACATTTGGTTCCCAGAGAAGAAGCCCCTCCCCACTGCCTTTCTTGTTGACACTTCAGAGGAGGCCCTGCTGCTTCCTGACTGGCTGAAGCTGCGCATGATCCGCTCGGAGGTCCCTCGCCTAGTGGATGCAG CATTGCAGGATCTGGAACCGCAGCAACTGCTTCTCTTTGTTCAGTCCTTTGGGATCCCTGTCTCCAGTATGAGTAAACTCCTGCAGTACCTGGATCAGGCAGTGTCCCACGACCCACAGACGCTGGAGCAGAACATCATGGACAAGA aTTACATGGCTCATCTCGTAGAGGTTCAGCatgagagaggagctacggggGGGCAGACCTTCCACTCGCTGCTCACCACCTCCCTGCCAACACGTCGAG ACAGTGCTGACACTCCAAAGCCCAAAACTAGTCCTGAGACCCCACAAGGACAGAGCAGGATCCGGGCCTTGACTCAGATCCGGGTCCTAGGTCCTGAGGATGACCTGGCGGGCATGTTTCTTCAG CTGTTCCCACTGAACCCGGATCCCCGGTGGCAGAATTCGAACCCGCGCCCGATCTCCCTGGCGTTACAGCAGGCACTGGGTCAGGAATTGGCTCGCATCCGCCAAGGGAACACACAGGTGACAGGGATTTCAGTGCGTCTTCTCCAGGCAGTGGCAGCCTTGATGAACTCTCCACATAGCGGGGCTCTCGTGATGGCCATGCACCGAAACCACTTTATCTCCTGCCCACTGATGCGTCAGCTGTGCCAGTACCAG CGTTGCGTACCCCAGGACACCGCCTTCTCCTCGCTCTTCTTTAAAGTCCTCATGCAGATGCTGCAGTGGCTGGAGAATCCTGCTGTGGAAGATGGACCTCTGCATGCTCAGCTCAAGTCCTTTGCTGTGCAGTACTCTTCAAGGCATAGGATCAGTGATG TTCGAGGTGGGTTCCTGCACCTGGCAGAAGCACTGGCATTCCGTCGTGATCCTGATGTGATCAGCTCCACTGTACGAGCCATCATTGCAACCCTGAAATCTGGAGAGAAGTGTAATGTGGAGCCAGAACTCATCAGCAAAG TCCTTCAGGGTCTGATTGAAACACGCTCTCCTTATCTGGAGGAGCTTCTGACTGTCCTCTTCTCGGTTACGATTGAGACCACAGCCAGGTTCCCTGCCATGAGACCAATTGCTGTGGTGAGCTCTCTGCTGCTCCAGGAGAAAGAGGAGACACCTGTGAAGAAGGAGTTGGATAGCAGCAG TGCTGAAGCTGCTCGTCTAGGGCCCTCCTCAGGTCTTCTCAATGACTGGCTGGAGATGCTGGATCCTGAAGTAATCAGCAGCTGCCCAGACCTCCAGCAAAAGTTGCTGTTCTCCTGGAACAAG ACTAAAGGTTATTCTGGGTCTCAGGTGCCCTCTTTTCGCCCATATCTGTTGGCTCTCCTCACTCACCAGTCCAGCTGGACAACACTGCACCAGTGCATCAGGATTCTGCTTTGCAAAAACCGGGAGCAAAG GTTTGACCCGACCGCATCCTTAGATTTCTTGTGGGCCTGTATTCATATCCCTCGGATCTGGCAGGGAAGGGACCAGAGAACTCCTCAG AAACGTCGAGAGGAGTTTGTGCTTCAGTTAAAGGCGTCAGAGTTGATCAGTTTGGTTGAGCTGATCTTGGCTGAGGCGGAAACCAGAAGCCAGAATACAGAGGAAGCCTCCTGCACGCTCATCCAATCACGGCTACCCCTGTTGCTCAGCTGTTGTCATGGAGACCTAGAGAGTATTAAAAAAGTAACAGAGCATCTGACGGGCTGTATCCAGCAGTGGGGCAGCAG CTCAGTGGGAAAACGCTGCCAGGACCTTCTCCTGCAGATCTACCTACAGCTGCCAGAGCTCCTCGTGCCCATGCCTGAGACGCTGCTGAccagggaaggggctgcagaCAGCAGTACCTGCAAA